The Chitinophagales bacterium genomic sequence TACTACGAAGGGTACTCCATGCAGCAGATCACCTTTCCTGTAAGGGTAATGCATAAGCTGGGCATAAAAAAACTGCTGCTGAGTAATGCTGCCGGTGGCGTGAACCTCGACTTTAAAAAAGGTGACCTTGTTCTGATAGACGATCATATTAACCTGCAACCCGGCAATCCGCTCAGGGGCTTAACAGGAGTTGAATATGAACCACGTTTCCCGGATATGAGTTGCCCCTACGACAAAGCTCTATCAGCGATCATCATTAGCAAGGCTGCGGAGCAAGGGATAAATCTGCACAAAGGCGTTTATGCCTGTGTTATGGGGCCTAACCTTGAAACAAGAGCGGAATACCGCTACCTGAAAATAATAGGTAGTGACCTGGTAGGTATGAGTACGGTACCTGAAGTGATCGTAGCCAATCAATTAAGCCTGCCATGTGCCGCTGTCAGTGTAGTAACTGACGAGTGTGACCCGAACAACCTGCACCCTGTAAACATACAGGAGATAATAGCGGTAGCCGGAACGGCAGATGGCAGACTTAGTAATTTATTCGCTTCTGTTATTGAAGCTATTTAATGAGGTGTATTAAGACAATACTTCCATACTGCGGGCTATAATGTCAATACACTCATCCAGTTGTTCTTTTGTAATGGTCAATGGTGGAGCAAACCTGATCTTATCACCATGAGTCGGCTTGGCCAACAGACCATTCTCCATCATTTTCAGACATACTTCATAAGCAGCGTCTTTATCAGGATGGTTGATTACGATTGCGTTCAGCAGACCTTTACCGCGCACCAGTGAAATATGCCGGTTGTTTAGTCCACGTAGTTTTTCACGCAGGTACTCACCCATTACCGTAGCATTTTCCGCCATTTTTTCATCTTTCAGTACCTGTAATGAGGCAATTGCTACCTTACATGCCAGCGGGTTACCACCATAAGTAGAACCATGCTCGCCCGGCTTGATAGTCAACATGATCTCATCATTAGCCAGAACTGCAGACACAGGCATAACACCTGCTGATAGCGCCTTACCTAATATCAGGATGTCAGGATGAACTTCGTCATAATCGCAAGCCAGCATTTTACCGGTACGTGCCAGGCCTGACTGTATCTCATCTGCTATAAAGAGCACATTAGCTTCTTTACAAATAGCATATGCTTTTGAGAGGTAGCCATCGTCGGGCACTACTACCCCGGCCTCGCCCTGTATAGGTTCTACCATAAAAGCAGCTACGTTTTTATCCTGCAGTGCTTTTTCCAGTGCTTCGGTATCGTTATAAGGTATGATCTCGTACCCCGGTGTATAAGGACCAAAATCCTTGTTAGAGTCGGGATCGTTGCTGAAAGAAATGATATTGATGGTACGTCCATGGAAGTTGCCATCACATACTATGATCTTCGCTTTATTATCCTCGATACCTTTTACATGGTAACCCCAGCGGCGTGCCAGCTTCAGAGCAGTTTCTACCGCTTCAGCACCCGTATTCATAGGCAATACCTTATCATAACCAAAATAACCTGTTATATATTCAGCGAACTCTCCCAATGCATCAGCATGAAAAGCACGGGATGTGAGCGTAAGCTTTTCTGCCTGCTCATAAAACGCCTTCATCACCTTAGGGTGACGATGCCCCTGGTTGAGCGCGGAATAGCCTGACAGGAAGTCGTAATAACGCTTACCATCAACGTCCCATACAAAAACGCCTTCTCCTTTGGTCAGCATTACGGGCAACGGATGATAATTATGAGCTCCGTATTTACTTTCCTTTTCTAATAATCTCTGTGTCTCGTTCGAAGTATTTACTGTGTTCATCATAATGGTGCAAAGTTAAGAATTTATCAACGACTGGTTGGGCTCGGGCACTTTTGCAGGTTCATACAGGTTCAGTTTGTCCAGTTCCAGCACAGTTGTAGTACCATCTTCTGAACGATGGAAAGCAGGCAGGAACTTAGCACCATATACTATCTCGTTGGCTGTGTATGAGGTACGTTGCTGAACAATATTTGAGAAATGATCATCGAAGCCTTTTACATGAAACATGATCTCTATATCAGTCTGTTTCAGTTCTTCTAACCCTAGCTCAAACAGCGGGCTTTCTTCATCTATAAGGTGAACGAGTGTCCAGCTGAGTGCCAGCGAGGTTATCTTCTCAATTTCCAGTTTTGGTGTATAAAAACGGGTCACATCTTTACCATTATCCTTATAGTGCATGGCCATGGTCATCTTAGCTTCTACATCGGTAATATGGTTATTCTTATAAGAAGCGAGTCTTATCATCAACGCACGATAACCTTTATGAGGCGCTACCAATACATTTTCGCTGAACTTGATATAAGCCCTTGGCAAAGAAAAACGTCCGTAGAGCAAACCCGTCATCATGGCAAATGACAGGATACCTACAAATGATTCTAATGCTGCTGCTATATTAGCGCCAAGCCCTAATGGAGTAATATGGCCGTAACCCACCGTTGTGAGTGTTTGTGAACTAAAAAAGAAGGCTTGTTCGAAACCATTCAGCAGGCTCTCTGCCTCCATACTTACCCCTTTCAGGCTTTCAACCCCTATAATCACATAAATCAGTGCAAACAGTGAGTTTATGGCAGTATAGAACAGGAATACGATCAGCAGGAACTTAGGCCATTTCATATGTATCAACGTGTGAAACAGGCTGATACGCTCCAAAAAAGGCATACCGGTCTTGCGCAGGTTGGTGCTGCCGTCTTTGTTTATAAGGCGGCTCCCCTCTGTATTACTGAGGCTGGAAAAGCCGGTATTCTCTACGGCTTCAATATTCTTTTTATTTCTGCGAAAGTGGCTCGCCATATACCTTTTTTGACGCCTTCCATTCTATAGCCAGTGACACCAGCAAGGTACCGGCCAGGATAAGGCTACCTAAAAATAGTACAATTGAACGGGTAAACAGCATACCCAGCACATAATGAATAGCTATAAACAAACAGCCAAAAACAATTAATTTGATCAGCCAGTTACCTATAGGTACCAATTTCTGTACAGGCGTTTTTAAGACCTTACCTGTCTGATACAGGTAATATGCTCCCTGTATATAGCTGCTGATGACAAAACTCACTGCGATGCCTACCATGTCAAACAATTGATATAAGGGGTACATAAGTGCTATGGCCACAACAAGGTCCAGCAAAGCCCCAGTATTAATGACCCTGCCCTTGTGCCTGTTTTGCAGGATAGAAGTAAAATTATAAGCCCGTAATGGCACTACACACACTGTGGCAGCAAATATGGGTATCGCATCCGCATATTTATCCGTTAATATTACCATGAACAGCTCCTCGCGGAACAGAAAGAGGAAAAAGAACAAAGGGAACACTACCGCCGATAATATTCTTGCAGTCTGGTTGGCAATAGCTACCGCCTGTGTTGTATCTCCTTTTTTAGAAAAGCCGGACATCTGTATCAGGGCAGCACTGCTCACAGCTCCCAGCAGCAGAGGTAGAAAAGGGATATCAAACGTACCATTGAAATATACAGCGGAAACACCAGCTGTAAAGAGTAATGAAATAGCAAACTTATCTATCCACGTAAACACCCGCTGCATGACATCGTATATACCTACATGCATCCATAATGAACGGATATCGGCCATAGTGTAATCATGCTCTGCGGTATCAGTCACTGACCTTAAACCTATTGTAGCTTTAATAGCTGCCGGTATCAGTTTCAATACTCCAAGGCACAACAGGTACAGGAATAAGGTTTCCATATCATAGCTACCATCCAATAAGCCTACATGCAGCACTATGAAAAACGCGGTATAAATAAGATTAGCAATAAGCAGAAAACTGAATTTACGCAGTACTATCAGCATAGATTCTGCGATAGCATTCAAACCATACACAAGAAAAAAACCAAGTGGTACGAACCACACCATGCCCGTAGTATGATGATGTACAGCAGCAAACACTATCGCCAGCAATATCATCCAACCCATTATTAACAGGTAGTGCTTTCGTTTCAGTGCATCAAACATTTGCTTGACAAATGCGGGTGTGTAGGTAAGCAGAAAAGCTGGTATCCCAAGCGTGGCTATTGAACTCAGTAAGAACAACTGCACCCAGAAATTCTGGTAGTTACCATAATCCGTTTCACTTATCCCCCTCGAAAAGAATACTACCACCAGCAGTGTAGCCAATGAGGGGAAGAACCTGATCAGGAAGATGAGGAACGAATTACCAAAGATGGTATTATTATGCTCTGCTTTTTGCAAAAGCTTCACACGCTTCCTGGTTTAATTGTTTGATAACTTTTGCAGGATTGCCTGCTATAATACAATACCCTTCCGGGAAACTTTGTGTTACGATCGCCCCTGCCCCTACAATGGTGAAGTCGCCCAACTGTACGCCCGGCAAAACTATCGCCCCCATGCCCAGCCAGCAGAACCTGCCGATATGGATAGGCGGTGCATCGGCCGGCTGACTGTTGTCGATGAAATCATGATTGGCGGATATGATACCTACATTAGGTCCCAGATTAGTATAATCACCAATAAAAATACCATTCAACGCATTGATATATACCCCGGGCGAATCCGCAGGAAATGTCTCCTTACCAACTTTCAGCCTCGATGGGTTGTGAATGGTACTGGTATGATGTATGGGCCATTTCACGCCGGCATTCTGCCTGAATATCTTCCTGAACAGGAAATCTGTTATATAGAAACCTACGCTGTATTCCCTGCGTAAGCCAAACAGTTTCCGGACGATATTTGACGAGCCGTTATCCATCGATACTAAGCTTCTTTATTGCCTCCCTTCACTGCCATGAATATAGAACCAAACGCAGCCAGCAATAACAATACGCTGGAAACCATAGCTACTTTATCCGCAGTATAAAACTTCTCAGGGTGGAACCTGAATTCTATTTTATGTTCACCCGCAGGTAACTTTAAACCTCTCAGCAGGTAGTCAACTTTATAGATGGGAGTTTCATTACCATCAACATAAGCCTTCCAACCGAAAGGATAATAAATATCAGAGAACACCGCAAAACCATCCCTGCTGTTGTTAGCATAATAGCTGATGGTATTCAAGCCGTATTTATCCAGTTTCACAACAGCAGCACTGTCTTTACCAAATTGATAATTACCTAATTCCGGTTTATAAGTATCACGAATAACCGCTGTCTGCAATGGCCTGAAAGAGGTGGCCAATGTATCCGGCGTTCCGAGTGCGGGAGCGTTCAGCGCCATGATCTCATCATCAGCAGTAGCTTCCCACTGAATATTATCGACAAACCATGCATTGCCGCATGCCTCAGGGTTAGGTATGGGAACAGGTTCGCCATTCTTGCCCTGCGGAGATATGAAGTATTTCGTATTCAGCATATTCAGCACCTGCTGGTTGAATCCGGAACGCATGTGTACATCTATCATATCCTGGTATAGCTCCATTTTAGCAGGACTATAACCACCGATACATTTATGATGAGCTGCCTGCATTGCATTATTGAACGGATCAACTGACAAATCCAGCACACGATAATACGGGTCAGGGTCCTGCATGATCTGTCGGTCCACCGGCCGTGGTGTAAACTGCGCCTCATACTGATCGGGGTCTACGTAATTCTCTTCATTCATATAGCGGCTATCTATCCTCATCAGGTCAATAGCTACTAGTGCAATAATAGCCATTGCCACATGCTGTCCCTTGATCTTATTTTTTGAATAAGCCCACAGCAGGCCTACCGCTAATGCTATGAACAGCGCACTTGTAATACCGGACTTCATGGCCATAGACGAGCGGTCTGACTGAATAGCGCTTAATACTTTATTAGCTGCATCCTCATTCTGGAATGATTGCGTGAGTTGTTGCTGCAGTTGAGGATCCCTGAACGATTTGAAATCGAAGAACATACTGCTGCCAAACGCCAGCAGCAGGCAGAGCCCACCGGTAATGATACCGGCCATTTTAGCCTGCTTCCATACTTCCTCCTTTGATAATTTATCTTTCAGTACATCATTCAGCGCCCATGCGCCCAGAAGCGGGAACAACAGTTGAGGTATCACCAATATCATGTTCGGGATACGGAACTTATTGAAACCAGGCAGTGTGTCGAACAGGAAATAGTTAAACGACGGAAAATGCTTTCCTGTAGACATCAAAAATGCAAGTAAGCTCACTGCAAGTATCCACCATTTGTGCGGGCTTTTTATGATCATTACCCCTAATACAAACAGGAAAATGATAATTGCTCCGAAATAGAACGGACCACCTGTAAATGGCTGAGGTCCCCAATAAGTTGGCAGCCCCGATGCAAAGCCTTCTGCCTGTTGATCCGGCACACCAAGCCCTGTCATTACATCGTATGTTTCAGAACCTTCTCCTACATTTTCCCTGTTAGAACCACCATACAACATAGGCACCAACACGGTAAAACTTTCGCCCCATGCATTACTCCAGCCAAAGGCATAGTCCTTATCCAGCCCACCGCTTTTTTTATCTGCATCGTGGTTAATGGTCAGTTCGCTTTCGCCACCACGCATGGTGGTTTTGTTGTACTCCAGTGTAGAGAGGAATATCTGCAGGTTAGGCCCCACGCTTACAGCGGCTGTTAACAAAGAAACCACTGAAGCGATAAAAAAGGTCTTCAGGTTACCTTCGCGTAATGCAATTACAAAAAGGGTAATGACCAAACCAATAATAATGAATATGGCATAGTACATGATCTGGTAGTGCGATGTCCACATAAGCAATGCCATTGGCAAACCTAAGAGCGGTATCCCCGTCCAGTATTTACCTCGATACATCACCAACAGACCGGCTATGACCATAGGTACATATGCCAGTGCCCACATCTTGGTTTCGTGTCCACCTTCTATCAGGGTTATATTATAGGTTGAGAAAGCATAAGCTACCGCTCCTGCGATGCGCACCCACTTATCAAAACCCAGCACCAGGGATAGTATATAAAAACCGAGCATTGCCAGGAATAGGAAACCTGCCGGTTTGCCCAATACATTCATGATACCTTCCTGTATCGGGTAGATATAGTTGCTGATATGGCCAACATAGTAGGTAAATGTGGGCATACCACCGAACATGGAGTTACTCCACATCACATTCTCACCTGTTTTTTCATGCCAGTCTATACCCTCCTTCGCCATGGCCTTCCACTGTACATAATCGCTCTGGTACAACACCTTGCCATCCAGTTGCGGATAGCTGAACATAAAAGCGATAACAATAAAGCTTAATAGTATATAAACGTGTGGTAGTAGTTTCTTAAAATCAAATGATCCCATATCGGCTTTTTTAGCAAAACAAAAATAACGGTTCTTAGCTCTAAAGGAAATTAACTGCGTTAAAAATCAACAATATCATGCTTAACATTGTGTATAACTCACCCGGGGTCAATTTATTTCACCTCACATAACCCGTTTTTACCATGCAATTCCGTATTTTTCACGATTAGAAGTTACTTTTGCGCTCTCGTGGATATGGATAAAAGATCAGAAACACTCTCTAACGATATATTGTTGAAAGCCTACAGGCTGATGATGACCGCTAAAGCTATGGCGGAAACATACGAAGCCAACAGGCCTATATGTAAATACGTGCACAGTACCTCGCGCGGGCACGAAGCCATACAACTGGCTACGGGTTTCCTGCTGGAGTCTTGCGACTATGTGAGCCCTTATTACAGGGACGAGAGCATGATGCTGGGCATGGGTTACCGTCCATACGAGATGATGCTGCAACTGCTGGCCAAAGGTGATGATCCTTTTACAGGCGGACGCGCTTATTATAACCATCCCAATATCCGCAGAGAGCATTTCCCGAGTATCATACACCAGAGCAGTGCCACAGGTATGCAGGCCATACCTACTACCGGCGTTGCGCAGGGTATAAAATATATTGAACAGCAAAAGCTCATCGACTACAAAACACCACCCGTTGTGGTTTGCTCATTGGGCGACGGCAGCGTTACCGAGGGTGAAGTGAGCGAGGCTTTCCAGTTTGCGGTATTGCACCAGTTGCCTATCATCTACCTGATACAGGACAACGACTGGGGTATATCTGTAAGTAGTGATGAGGCCCGCACGATGAACGCCTACGAATTTGCCGCAGGCTTCAAAGGCATGGAACGTGTAAAAGTGAACGGCAGCGACTTTGCCGACTCTTATAAGACCATGCAATACACCATCGACTGGGTACGCAAAGAACGCAGGCCGATACTGGTGCATGCCAAAGTTCCGCTTTTGGGACACCACACCAGCGGTGTACGTAAAGAGTGGTACCGTACCGAAGAAGACCTGGCCAAACACGCACAGGATGACCCCGGACCAAAGCTGAGGAAGCGCCTGCTGCAGAAAGGCATAACAGAAGACCAACTGGATGCTATAGAAGCCGAAGAACTGACTTTTGTACGTTCTGAATTTGAGAAAGCAGTTGCTGCTCCTGATCCCGACCCGGCTACCGTTAGCGACTACGTATTCGCCCCTACTCCTATAACGGAAGAGAAAGGAGTACGCAACCCCGGCACGGGCGATAAGACCGTAATGGTTGACGCTGCCCTGCACGCTATTGAAGAGCTGATGCGCGACCATCCCGAAGCCCTGTTCTACGGGCAGGATGTGGGCGGACGTATAGGTGGTGTATTCCGCGAAGCAGCTACACTGGCGCAGAAATTTGGTGATACAAGAGTATTCAACACGGCTATACAGGAAGCCTATATCATAGGCAGCACCATAGGCATGAGCGCCCTGGGGCTGAAACCAATAGTAGAGGTACAATTTGCCGACTATATATACCCGGGGCTGAACCAACTGGTAACAGAGATAAGCAAAAGCTGCTACCTGAGTTGTGGAAAGTTCCCCGTTTCTAATATCATACGTGTACCCATAGGCGCCTATGGCGGCGGCGGACCGTACCACAGCGGAAGCGTGGAAAGTACACTGGCCACGATAAAAGGTATCAAGATAGCCTACCCCAGCAACACGGCCGATATGAAAGGCCTGATGAAGGCTGCCTTCTACGACCCCAACCCTGTAGTGATGTTGGAGCACAAGGGACTGTACTGGAGCAAAGTGCCCGGCACGGAAGACGCTAAAATGATAGAGCCCGACAAAGATTACGTAGTGCCTTTCGGCAAAGGGCTGCTGGTAGCAGAGGCCTCAGATGCAGCTATGGAAATAGGCGCCAGTATGTGCGTTATCACCTACGGCATGGGCGTACATTGGGCTAAGAATGCCGCCAAGCGCTTCGACGACCAGATCGACATAGTAGACATCCGCACCATATTCCCGCTGGATGAAGAGCTGATATACAACACAGTTCGCAAGCATGGTAAATGCCTGGTGCTGACAGAGGAGCAACTGAACAACTCCTTCTGCGAGGCGCTGGCAGGACGCATATCCCAAAATTGCTTCCAGAGCCTGGACGCACCCGTGGCTACACTCGGCGCGCTGAACCTGCCCGCAGTACCTATGAATATGGGACTGGAAGCAGCCATGCTGCCCAACGTAGATAAGGTAGCTGAAAAGATGAGGGAACTACTGAGTTATTAAAAAGAATAAGACAACATATACAATAAAATATGCTCCCACTCTTGGGGGCATTTTTATTATTAACCGGCACTTAAACACATTGTATTATTGTAATATTAAAGTTATCTTGTTAGACAAATCTGCTTCTACTTATGAGAAACACTATAATTACTGTCGCGGCATTACTTTTGATATTTGCCATTTCCTGCCAGAAAAAGGACTCAACAAAAGTTGTCTATATAGCTGACACCACAAATACTGACACCCCTAAAGTAACAGATGATTCATACTACATACCCGGGCTGGCCGACAAAACGGTAAACAGTTTTTCTCAACTTGATATTGATTTCACCGTGACCCAAAACACGATCACTGATACGCGTGTATATCTATCGTTGGGAGACTTGCCAACTAATACTTACGGAAATATATCTGTAAAATCCGGTTACCCGACATACAATTCATCCCTGCACTTTGATTTCCAATTCACTCCTCCCGGCAATTACCCTATCAAACTTGTCACAAAAACAGAAAATAACACACAGAAAGATTATCACTTCAATATAGAAGTTACCAAGCCCGATGATCAGGAATGCAACAATGCATTCTTAAATGGTTATAAAACTTCTAATTTCAACTATTCAGATTCTGCATATGGCAGTGTTGCCAACATTACACCTTCACCGCTCTCATATGAAAAACATCTGTATTTTTACAATCTTGTATTATATACGCTTTCATCAGCAGGGGTTGATTACTATCTTTCCTATTCAGCATTAAACTCCACAAACAGTGCACGTACAGATCAAATAAAGTTTGATTTTGACTGTTCAAGTGGCAATATCACCATACCTCTGCAACAAGTTATCGGTCAATATATGACGTTGGGCACCAGCATTCAAGACACATTCAACATATCCGGGTATGGAGCAGTAGACGTGAAAACACAGAGTTATAACATTACTTACCGAACCAACTTTGACGATAAAGGCACAATGAGATACGGTAAATTCACCATGTCGGGTGATTTTAAACTTTGATGCAGGAGTTACTGAGTTGGTAATCTGAACTGTAGCGCTGTGGCGCTAATCTACACCTGCATATATACCACGCTCAACACATAGGCAATTCCCACATAAGTATAGCCCGCAAAACTTTACTATTTTTGCGCCACCACGGGTAAAACATGCTTTGGGGTTTTCACTTTAAAATTTTGACTTAATACAATATGATTCCTGACAAGATAAAATTCGGTACAGACGGATGGAGGGCTATAATAGCCAAAGACTATACAGTGTATAACGTAGCACGCGTAAGCAAGGCCCTGGCCGACTGGCTGAAACAAAAGTCTGACAACCCTAAAGTAGTGGTAGGCCACGACTGCCGTTTTGGTGGTGCTATGTTTACCGAGACCGTGGCAGATGTGCTCTGCGCCAACGGCGTACATGTTATCATGACCAAAGGTTTTATCAGTACCCCTATGCTGTCGTTTGGCGTGCTGAAACTGGGTGCTGACCAGGGTGTGGTGATCACAGCCTCTCACAATCCTCCCAGCTATAATGGTTTTAAACTGAAAGGCCCTCATGGTGGTCCT encodes the following:
- a CDS encoding acyltransferase, whose translation is MDNGSSNIVRKLFGLRREYSVGFYITDFLFRKIFRQNAGVKWPIHHTSTIHNPSRLKVGKETFPADSPGVYINALNGIFIGDYTNLGPNVGIISANHDFIDNSQPADAPPIHIGRFCWLGMGAIVLPGVQLGDFTIVGAGAIVTQSFPEGYCIIAGNPAKVIKQLNQEACEAFAKSRA
- the rocD gene encoding ornithine--oxo-acid transaminase translates to MMNTVNTSNETQRLLEKESKYGAHNYHPLPVMLTKGEGVFVWDVDGKRYYDFLSGYSALNQGHRHPKVMKAFYEQAEKLTLTSRAFHADALGEFAEYITGYFGYDKVLPMNTGAEAVETALKLARRWGYHVKGIEDNKAKIIVCDGNFHGRTINIISFSNDPDSNKDFGPYTPGYEIIPYNDTEALEKALQDKNVAAFMVEPIQGEAGVVVPDDGYLSKAYAICKEANVLFIADEIQSGLARTGKMLACDYDEVHPDILILGKALSAGVMPVSAVLANDEIMLTIKPGEHGSTYGGNPLACKVAIASLQVLKDEKMAENATVMGEYLREKLRGLNNRHISLVRGKGLLNAIVINHPDKDAAYEVCLKMMENGLLAKPTHGDKIRFAPPLTITKEQLDECIDIIARSMEVLS
- a CDS encoding Inward rectifier potassium channel Irk, with the translated sequence MASHFRRNKKNIEAVENTGFSSLSNTEGSRLINKDGSTNLRKTGMPFLERISLFHTLIHMKWPKFLLIVFLFYTAINSLFALIYVIIGVESLKGVSMEAESLLNGFEQAFFFSSQTLTTVGYGHITPLGLGANIAAALESFVGILSFAMMTGLLYGRFSLPRAYIKFSENVLVAPHKGYRALMIRLASYKNNHITDVEAKMTMAMHYKDNGKDVTRFYTPKLEIEKITSLALSWTLVHLIDEESPLFELGLEELKQTDIEIMFHVKGFDDHFSNIVQQRTSYTANEIVYGAKFLPAFHRSEDGTTTVLELDKLNLYEPAKVPEPNQSLINS
- a CDS encoding purine-nucleoside phosphorylase, producing MDYTQQVIEATQYLADKGIKDPEVGIVLGTGLGKMVDKITVITSISYSEIPHFPVATVESHSGKLIYGTIGNTTVLAMQGRFHYYEGYSMQQITFPVRVMHKLGIKKLLLSNAAGGVNLDFKKGDLVLIDDHINLQPGNPLRGLTGVEYEPRFPDMSCPYDKALSAIIISKAAEQGINLHKGVYACVMGPNLETRAEYRYLKIIGSDLVGMSTVPEVIVANQLSLPCAAVSVVTDECDPNNLHPVNIQEIIAVAGTADGRLSNLFASVIEAI
- a CDS encoding tungsten formylmethanofuran dehydrogenase; its protein translation is MDKRSETLSNDILLKAYRLMMTAKAMAETYEANRPICKYVHSTSRGHEAIQLATGFLLESCDYVSPYYRDESMMLGMGYRPYEMMLQLLAKGDDPFTGGRAYYNHPNIRREHFPSIIHQSSATGMQAIPTTGVAQGIKYIEQQKLIDYKTPPVVVCSLGDGSVTEGEVSEAFQFAVLHQLPIIYLIQDNDWGISVSSDEARTMNAYEFAAGFKGMERVKVNGSDFADSYKTMQYTIDWVRKERRPILVHAKVPLLGHHTSGVRKEWYRTEEDLAKHAQDDPGPKLRKRLLQKGITEDQLDAIEAEELTFVRSEFEKAVAAPDPDPATVSDYVFAPTPITEEKGVRNPGTGDKTVMVDAALHAIEELMRDHPEALFYGQDVGGRIGGVFREAATLAQKFGDTRVFNTAIQEAYIIGSTIGMSALGLKPIVEVQFADYIYPGLNQLVTEISKSCYLSCGKFPVSNIIRVPIGAYGGGGPYHSGSVESTLATIKGIKIAYPSNTADMKGLMKAAFYDPNPVVMLEHKGLYWSKVPGTEDAKMIEPDKDYVVPFGKGLLVAEASDAAMEIGASMCVITYGMGVHWAKNAAKRFDDQIDIVDIRTIFPLDEELIYNTVRKHGKCLVLTEEQLNNSFCEALAGRISQNCFQSLDAPVATLGALNLPAVPMNMGLEAAMLPNVDKVAEKMRELLSY
- a CDS encoding YfhO family protein; the protein is MGSFDFKKLLPHVYILLSFIVIAFMFSYPQLDGKVLYQSDYVQWKAMAKEGIDWHEKTGENVMWSNSMFGGMPTFTYYVGHISNYIYPIQEGIMNVLGKPAGFLFLAMLGFYILSLVLGFDKWVRIAGAVAYAFSTYNITLIEGGHETKMWALAYVPMVIAGLLVMYRGKYWTGIPLLGLPMALLMWTSHYQIMYYAIFIIIGLVITLFVIALREGNLKTFFIASVVSLLTAAVSVGPNLQIFLSTLEYNKTTMRGGESELTINHDADKKSGGLDKDYAFGWSNAWGESFTVLVPMLYGGSNRENVGEGSETYDVMTGLGVPDQQAEGFASGLPTYWGPQPFTGGPFYFGAIIIFLFVLGVMIIKSPHKWWILAVSLLAFLMSTGKHFPSFNYFLFDTLPGFNKFRIPNMILVIPQLLFPLLGAWALNDVLKDKLSKEEVWKQAKMAGIITGGLCLLLAFGSSMFFDFKSFRDPQLQQQLTQSFQNEDAANKVLSAIQSDRSSMAMKSGITSALFIALAVGLLWAYSKNKIKGQHVAMAIIALVAIDLMRIDSRYMNEENYVDPDQYEAQFTPRPVDRQIMQDPDPYYRVLDLSVDPFNNAMQAAHHKCIGGYSPAKMELYQDMIDVHMRSGFNQQVLNMLNTKYFISPQGKNGEPVPIPNPEACGNAWFVDNIQWEATADDEIMALNAPALGTPDTLATSFRPLQTAVIRDTYKPELGNYQFGKDSAAVVKLDKYGLNTISYYANNSRDGFAVFSDIYYPFGWKAYVDGNETPIYKVDYLLRGLKLPAGEHKIEFRFHPEKFYTADKVAMVSSVLLLLAAFGSIFMAVKGGNKEA